ATTTCGTTCCACACGATATTGAGCGTGCTCTCGAGGCCGCGGTTGAGATCGGCGTCCTGCCACTCGCCTTCGTCGGCGTGCGAAAAGTCCTTGAGGTCGGCGACGATGTGCCTGATCCGCGCCAGCCCGTCGAGCGATTCGCGCAGCAGATCGGGGATGTCGGCGCGCAAGTAGTCGATCTCCGCGATCGTGCGCGCTTTTTGCACGGCCGTACGCGCCGGGTGATCGGCAGGCAGTTCGATTTCGAGACGCTCGTACGCGTCGATGAGGCTGAACAGGCGATTCACGTACAAGGTCAGCGAACCGAGATTGGAACTCACGAATCCGACCGGATTGTTGATCTCGTGAGCAACTCCTGCGGCCAGCTGTCCCACCGCCGCCAACTTCTCCGACTGCAGCAGCTGGTTCTGCGTGTGTTCGACGCGCGTCGCCGCTTCTGCCAGCACCCGCCGTTCGCGCTCGCGTTCGCCCGCGTGCTCCGCAAGCTGCGCGTCGAGCTGCTCGTTGGCCACGGCGAGCGCCTGGCATCGCTCGGCGAGCAGGCCGACAAGTCCGGTCAAATGCGCTTCGGTTTCGGTTTCGGCCGCGTCTTTGCCCTGGGGATCGCCCGCGCCCCGGCCGCGCTGCAGCGCGAGGGCCTCGATCCGGGCGACCGCTTCGCTGACCCGCTCGTCCGCCCGGGCAATTGCGCCGAGTTCGTCACCCCAAGCACCCGCTGTCATCGGCCCTGCTCCTGCCACCCGGATTCCGGCATCCGGACTGTCCCTCCAGGGCCGGTCGCATTATGTCGCGACATCACAGTTTGTCGCGGCGGACGCGCAGCGTCAGCGCGATGCCTTCGCGGCGCGCGTAATCCTGGATCTGCCGCACCAGCGAGGCGTCGAGGACATACTCGGCCGCGAGCAGCAGTGTGCCGTCGCGCCCGACGAGGTCACGTGCGAGGACCATTCCGACCTGGAGGTTGAGCGCCGACACCGCGACATCCCGGGCAGGCGGTTCCTGTGCCACTCCGCCGAGCATCTCGACGAGCGCATCCACCACCTGCGGATCGTAGCGCCGGTTGCGCGACTGCACGAGCATCGCTTTCGCCTCATCCGCGCTCAGCCGGTTCTCCGCCAGCGTGCCGGCCTGCAGTCCGTCGAAGTCATTGACGACCGACAGGATGCGCGCGCCCAGCGGAATCGCGAGCCCCTGCAGACCGTCGGGAAAGCCCTGTCCGTCGAAACGTTCGTGGTGCGAGCGCACGATGCGTGCGGCTTCCTTCAGCTCGTCGAGCGGCATCAGCGCGGATTCGCCGGCGATCGCGTGCTTGCGATACTGCCCCATTTCGTCGCCGTTCATTTTCGAGACAGGCTTTGCGAGCAGCGTGTCGGAGAAACCGATCTTGCCGATATCGTGCAGCAGTCCGGCAAGGAAGATGTCCTGCTGGCTCTTGGTGTCGATGTCAAGGCGGGCGGCGAGCCTGCGGGCGAGATCGGCAACGCGGCGTGAATGCCCCGCGACCCCGCCTCCGCGCAATTCCATCAGACCGGAGA
Above is a genomic segment from Azoarcus sp. PA01 containing:
- a CDS encoding response regulator codes for the protein MTEITDSAPSLLLVDDEASILSSLRRLLRPSGYKVHLAESGRAGLEILERERIDLVISDMRMPEMDGAEFLEHVRNRWPQVTRVLLTGYADVTSTIDAINRGEIYRYIAKPWDDNDLTLIIRDALDRQRLQAENTRLQTLTQQQNDELKELNTDLERKVQERTAAVEQTNDSLKQANERLKQNFLVSIKTFSGLMELRGGGVAGHSRRVADLARRLAARLDIDTKSQQDIFLAGLLHDIGKIGFSDTLLAKPVSKMNGDEMGQYRKHAIAGESALMPLDELKEAARIVRSHHERFDGQGFPDGLQGLAIPLGARILSVVNDFDGLQAGTLAENRLSADEAKAMLVQSRNRRYDPQVVDALVEMLGGVAQEPPARDVAVSALNLQVGMVLARDLVGRDGTLLLAAEYVLDASLVRQIQDYARREGIALTLRVRRDKL
- a CDS encoding ATP-binding protein; its protein translation is MTAGAWGDELGAIARADERVSEAVARIEALALQRGRGAGDPQGKDAAETETEAHLTGLVGLLAERCQALAVANEQLDAQLAEHAGERERERRVLAEAATRVEHTQNQLLQSEKLAAVGQLAAGVAHEINNPVGFVSSNLGSLTLYVNRLFSLIDAYERLEIELPADHPARTAVQKARTIAEIDYLRADIPDLLRESLDGLARIRHIVADLKDFSHADEGEWQDADLNRGLESTLNIVWNEIKYKAEVVRELDDLPPVRCIPAQMNQVFMNLLVNAAQAIETSGTITLRSGTMDGYAWVEIADTGKGMPPEVQQRIFEPFFTTKPVGKGTGLGLSISADIVRRHDGRIEIRSQPGRGTTFRILLPLRVRDAGAAGSKT